A window of the Cutaneotrichosporon cavernicola HIS019 DNA, chromosome: 6 genome harbors these coding sequences:
- a CDS encoding uncharacterized protein (Amidohydrolase family), which produces MSEVRQRKTAASAAVAQAPKYALPARPPKRPTRSAHWGISIVLLAFLVLYAKRNGLTKSQAPWTADGGDKPLPAWYAVCSREGKKVYTVPVEGGVGAVQCIVVEGKRVRETGSLQAVRRAYGEKGSSSTPVPKSAPEAVRKTSGIRIVYLPPGHSLTPGFTDAHAHPLEYGASRHLQLLGSGSVGEVVRRTEAYVQSRGRASFDDQNWVVGQAWDQELWPGKDYATANDLDTPALQGLHIVLHRTDLHAAWVSPAVLEAIGPIPQEDIEGGQVIRDSEGRPTGVFLDNAIREYVGRVMPPMTDTQREANLEVAMRDALSLGLTGIHDAGLVPDDLAFFRRMAEEDKLRLRFYTMLLCPEPRDVYCGDQVERVTGLQDGRWTLQSVKLFGDGALGSRGAALLEDYSDAEGWRGFLLTQDHVWAPLIKKYYDEGWQVNVHCIGDKANHVVLDAIEAAIGHDKEAGRARRLRIEHAQIFTQDDIKRAAALGVIGSYQPTHATSDMWYAESRLGPDRIKGAYAWRSYLDSGGRIALGSDFPVESPDPLKGFYAAVTRRAEDGTSPHGSGGWYPNEKLTRVEALRGFTADAAFAAFSEDTGSLTKGMRFDAVLWDDDLMEVEEDEMLRTKVRATILDGRIVYGEWAV; this is translated from the exons ATGTCCGAGGTCCGGCAGCGCAAGACGGCAGCCTCAGCTGCCGTTGCCCAAGCACCAAAGTACGCCCTCCCGGCACGCCCGCCCAAGCGTCCCACCCGCAGCGCCCACTGGGGGATCAGTATCGTCCTCCTAGCCTTCCTGGTCCTGTATGCGAAACGCAACGGCCTCACCAAGTCGCAAGCGCCGTGGACGGCCGACGGCGGAGACAAACCCCTGCCCGCATGGTACGCGGTGTGCTCGCGCGAGGGCAAGAAAGTGTACACTGTCCccgtcgagggcggtgTCGGCGCTGTGCAATGCATCGTggtcgagggcaagcgGGTACGCGAGACTGGGAGCCTGCAAGCCGTGCGCCGCGCGTACGGCGAGAAAGGATCCAGCAGCACGCCGGTGCCCAAATCCGCTCCCGAGGCGGTTCGCAAAACCAGCGGTATCCGGATCGTCTACCTCCCCCCAGGGCATAGTCTTACACCCGGCTTCACTGATGCCCACGCCCACCCCCTCGAATATGGGGCTAGCCGACACCTTCAGCTCCTGGGTTCCGGCAGTGTTGGAGAGGTTGTGAGACGCACCGAAGCCTACGTCCAGAGTcgggggagggcgagcttCGATGACCAGAATTGGGTCGTCGGACAGGCTTGGGACCAGGAACTTTGGCCTGGTAAGGACTACGCGACCGCCAACGACCTTGATACCCCCGCCCTTCAGGGGCTACATATCGTTCTGCACCGGACAGACTTGCACGCGGCATGGGTATCTCCCGCTGTACTTGAGGCGATCGGTCCGATTCCACAGGAGGACATTGAGGGCGGCCAAGTTATTCGGGACAGTGAGGGCCGCCCGACAGGAGTATTCTTGGACAACGCGATTCGGGAATACGTCGGCCGCGTGATGCCGCCCATGACGGATACCCAACGCGAGGCGAACCTCGAGGTTGCGATGCGTGACGCCCTCTCGCTCGGATTGACGGGTATCCATGATGCTGGGTTGGTCCCTGACGACCTGGCATTCTTCAGGCGcatggcggaggaggacaagctcCGCCTCCGGTTCTACACTATGCTGCTTTGTCCCGAACCGCGCGACGTGTATTGCGGCGACCAAGTCGAGCGTGTCACAGGATTGCAGGACGGACGGTGGACGCTCCAGTCGGTCAAGCTGTTTGGTGATGGGGCTTTGGGAAGCCGCGGCGCGGCACTGTTGGAAGATTActccgacgccgagggaTGGCGCGGGTTTCTCCTCACTCAGGACCATGTTTGGGCGCCACTCATCAAGAAGTACTATGACGAG GGATGGCAGGTTAACGTCCACTGCATCGGGGACAAGGCAAACCAtgtcgtgctcgacgcgaTCGAGGCCGCGATTGGGCACGACAAGGAGGCGGGACGCGCACGCCGCCTGCGCATCGAGCACGCCCAGATTTTCACACAGGATGACATCaagcgcgcggcggccctCGGCGTGATCGGGAGCTACCAGCCAACGCATGCGACGAGTGAC ATGTGGTATGCCGAATCCCGCCTCGGCCCGGACCGCATAAAAGGAGCCTACGCCTGGCGGTCGTacctcgactcgggcgGCCGTATCGCTCTGGGCTCCGACTTCCCCGTCGAGTCCCCCGACCCGCTCAAGGGGTTCTATGCAGCCGTAACCCGgcgggccgaggacggAACTAGTCCGCACGGATCCGGGGGATGGTATCCGAACGAGAAGCTTACGCGGGTCGAGGCACTGCGTGGGTTTACGGCCGATGCGGCATTTGCTGCGTTCTCAGAGGATACTGGGAGCTTGACGAAGGGTATGCGCTTCGACGCTGTGCTTTGGGATGATGACCTCatggaggttgaggaggatgagatgTTGCGTACGAAGGTTAGGGCGACGATTCTTGATGGACGGATCGTATATGGCGAGTGGGCGGTGTGA